ATCGTCAAATTCCAACTAGGAGTCATGATATCAAAGTAGGAAATGGAATTAGCATGGAGGTGTTGGGACTTAgtacctacaagctggacttgcAGGGCAACCGCACTCTATTTCTCTACAATGTGTTATACGCTcatgtagttagttttataattttgggagatattgttattttaaattttatgtgaaatgatGTTAATAAGATCAAATGAATTATTTGAGTCAATTCAACCCctttacataaacgggttgaAACAGGTCGAAACGGATCATGTCATgtcgatatatttttaattaattcataacgGATCAAAACAGATCGTGTTGTGTCAACCCATTATTTTAATGAGTCATGTTAGGGTTGAtccatatcatataatatacacgacctgacacgacacgaacactaCCCGTTGACACGATTTGCCACCCTTAGCTCCAAGTGGTCTAGTTaagaatgatgaagaaattcCTCAAGCTCCTATAAATTATGAGAGTGATGTCTCTGAGTGAGAAAGCTTTCATGGTAGCTCCGTAAGATGATAAAGAGGCTAGAATAAtttatgaggctctctcatcttctattAAAGATGTGTATATTAAAGTACTAAATGATGAGATAAAGTCTATAAGGACCAACCAGGTCTGGGATTTGGTTGATCTACTGTCAGGGCACAAGgttattgggaacaaatggatTCTAAAGGTCAAGCCTAAGTTGGATGGATCAATAGAAATTGGAGAAAGGATATACCTAACATGAGGGTATAGACCATGAGGAAACCTTCTCActagtggtgaggtttgcctcgATTCGCCTGATTCTAACTATAGTAACGTATATGGATTTGAAACTCTATCAGATAGACATTAAgacaacatttctcaataaagaATTAGATTATGAGatttatatggatcaacctATGGGCTTTATGGTCAAAAGTCAAGAGCCCAAATTGTGCAAGATCAAACGATTTAtaatggcctaaagcaatcatttAGACAACGATATCTCATAATCCATTGAGCTATTCTTTCGAATGAGTTTATGATGATCATAGATGACCATTGTATTTATGTTAAATGGTCCAAGAAGAgcttcattatgttgtcattgtatATTGACGATGTACTGCTGGCTGGAAATGAGAAATGGTtaatagtcgccacaaaagagtggttatccttcaatttatagatgaaggatatgggtgaggtAGAATACATTATGTGAGTTAAGATTTATAGAGATTGATCAAAGAGACTTATGTGTTTGTCCCAATAGATTTATATAAAGAAAGTTCTTGAGCACTTCCAAATATGtgaatgtaaacccattgaTATTGCTATTGCTAGAGGCGAGAGCTTGTCCCAAGAGATGCGTCCTAAGACTCAAAGTAAAATggaaaagatggctcgtgtGCCTTATGCAAATGATGTGGGTAGCTTGATGTACACAATGATGTGTACTTAGCcagacatatgctatgcagttggcttagtgagtagattccaatctaaTCCCGAACTGGCTCATTGGAAAATAGTCAAGAGAATTATGTGGTATCTCAAGGTATTTGCAAACTATGTGTTGTGCTATTAAGGTTTGGATTTGTAGTTGAGAGTTTACAGTGATGCTGATTGGATTAGTGACCTAGATGAACACAAATCAACCATTGGGTATATTTTTCTGCAACAATGGAGCAATTACATGGAGCAacaagaaacaaccctgtatagccttatccaccatggaggcagaatTCATAGCTTGTTCAGCAGCAGTATAAGAAGTTGTTTGGTTACGAAAGTTTCTCAAGCATCTTGACTTCAACGCAGATACTTTTGATCCGGTGACGATATTCTACAACAGTATAGCAGCTCTcacatatgctaaggactcaaagtatcatggaaaaACTAAACACATAGATATTAGATATCACTACGTCAGAGACATGGTGACGCAAAAGGAAATGGTCCTGAAACACCTTTCTACGAGTTGCATGGTTGTTGATCCCTTAACAAAAAGCCTATGGcaagaaatattgttgtggctcatgttaggaatttAGGATTGCATAGATTGTGaatgtaatttatgttttgACTGATATTGAGATTTAAACTTTCacttgggatattaatacaatatgattttattcatttcttgtctttatcatattgttttttctttcatataaatACAAGgtatgtcaacaggcttagatcgggTCACTCACATGAGCTATCGACTCTGACCTTGAATAGCGAGTaaagatgagacattgtgtccctaaGTACTTTTTCCAAAGGGaataagttggttgacacaaaaAATATGttgccttagtgggagctaaaaTGTGGTTCATTGTATTGAGATGACAATACATGGGTATCTCACAATTCATATAGCATGTGGTTAGCCAGATGTGAAcccccttttaaaaaaaaaaaaaaaaatagacaaggTCACATGTCCATGAGTGATCccctttcaattttattaaaaccctcacttatggagGAAGAACTACCATTTACATCAAAGAATAAGCAATGAAATTACTCACGTAAATAAGGAAGTTCCCAACAATCAGTGTGCAAAAGTCCACGTAACTTTCCAGTTCCAATATCTGATCTAGAAAATATTCAACTATTGTTTTTAGCACCCTCCTTGGCAAGGAAATCTGCAACCatatttcattctctataaatatgattTATACTGCATTTCAAGGAGCAAAACAAGATGCGAACCCCTCTTTGTCGTCTTGGAGGTGAGGAGATGGAGAGACtcgggttagacgcttaaggagtGGTTAGACTAAGATCTATACGATATTGATATAGGCATACactctttgagaaagagaaatccaccgcAGCATTATTTCATACATATACTTATTCGACCAAATGAGAAAATGAGTAAATGGTTCCCTTTTTCTCActatgtgagtctcatattttattgagtATCTTTTATTTACCTTTGACTATGTTATAAGATGAAAGTTGTaatgtctgctactttggcgTGCTGTCTATGACCATGATTGATAcagtctaaagaggcattgctggGAAAGAGGTTCGACCAAAGTTGAATGACATAAAGGCAAAGGGAAGACAATTCGACATTGTATCCTCGATGGTATTTGCTAACATCAAACTATGGCGTTACACATTGGTAGTGActaaggttgtgaacacatcgAAATGCTTGATCTGATGCGATCGAGTGAGTCTAGGGCATGGCAAAacactttagggatgttgctatgctggtcttcATTGTAATAGATTTGGTATAATGCTCCCACTTTTCTTTTGTAGGTGTGCTTGGTAGTCGTACAACTTATTTgattgtatgaacaagattaaGAATTATTGAGAGATGCAGGCCTAAGGCCATGTGCACTGTGtgtgagtgggagatgtaagaTGAAGGAGCACCCACATAGTCTTAATGGTCATATGTTACATGCTTCGAATTAAAAGTGGCAAGAGCCACTTTTACGAGGATTAAAGGCTGACCTTTGTGTGAGTGGTGCATGAATGGGAATTAAAGGCTGGCCTTTTAAGGCTACTTTTACAAGGATTAAAGGTTGGACGGAGGATTGCTAGGGCTTCAAGTCGGTTGCCAGTCAGAGGAGGAATTGACATGCTGGGTGAATATCATGGGTGGGTATTGCGCCCAAGATAGCTCATTCGTTGCACTAATTAATCGCTATTAATATTGCTTAGATTTGAATTTCACATTAGTGTATTTTGACAGTTCAAACTCTGAATTTTACTAAGCGGGCTCTCGATTTTGGGTTTGTGGTTTTCTAAGAATGCACATTTCTATAAATGGATATTCGACCCTACAGTGGACTTCCACCAACTTGTTTTaagtgtaaaaaatatttttttatataaatttatcaaacatatttaaaaaagaaaaaaaaaaccttttaaggttttaaaaataataattgatctACCAATCTCAAACCCAAACAGACAGAATGGTCTGACCGTtttgatatataaattatacagATCGttattaaacaattttttaagacGTTACCACGTCCACAGAGAATGATAGAAATTCTCCTACCAAAcatttcaaatctttttttttttttttaatttttttttacttttactttcactatttttttaaactatttagatattttttaaaaacaaaaaaaatcacatattcttttaaaaatatttacttaatcattaaataaaaaaaaaatttaaaaattccgGTGGCCACCACGGgtgatcattttttgtgaaaaaacatttctctttttttttaatatcaagcGATCAAACTTTCCAATAATTGTTTTCGTTAATGAGTTGACGTGGCACTGTTGACAATGTATCACTGgtaatttttccaaataaaatattatgcacaTAGACGAGTATACACTTTCCTATGAAACcgctttttaaattatttcttataggATCACtcgagttttgttttaaaatcttgaaAACTCAACCAAATCCATGTCGGTGTTTCATTCACTATTCAGTGACcagtctttttttttgggtccgTGCATCTATTTGTCTTAAATGCAAGGATACCTGCTTCAACTGCATTTCCAAATCAATCTAATCATGCTTGGCactaaattttcaactttcttaaatGCAATTCTCTTAATTTCCAGTAGTAATGTTGCACAGTTCAAGCGTAATCAAAGAGAGGGCCGAGTAATGCAGTACCAAAGctaaattggttttcaaagttttaCTCATGTGCTGCATTTCcttacacttttatttataaaatttattttattaattttttttaaattttaaattttaaattttataacttttaatatataaaaattttttataaattttttttaactacatttaacattttcctttcataTAATTGAGATGCATACAACTTTTTGGCAcagaaaaaaggagagagagagagagagatgcttgcAACTTGTTCATCACACAATCGTATTCTTTCCCAAAAGACAGAGAGGTAATCAACAATCAGCACAACTccaataagttagaatttaaggCAGGAATTAAGCTTAACACAGAAATAGacaaaaatgaaatggaaagaaTTACAAGCAGTGCAGTGGCAGAAAAGAATGCAAGCAATAAGATGCTAAAACTAGGGTCATAGAGATTGGAAACTACAAATTAGTACATAAGAAACTAGATGAAAGTCATCCAGTGGTTGATAGTAGTGGTAGTGGTAGCACAAGTAAATCAGGAAATTCAAACCTCCCATTCTTCATTTTACATTTCTGCCTCCCAAGAAACTAAATCCAGACCAATAACCAATTAAATATGGTCTCCTGCTTCAGAAGTAGTAGTTCTTTAGGGAATTTTAGAAATTGTGCTGCAAGAACAAATTCTCTTGAGGAGAAGCAGGACCAATCTCTTCCTCCAAACTCCTCAATCCATCACCATTATTTCCTGCATTTCCCTGATTTTTTGCTTCTGAGTTTTTCCCATCAACATCAGCATCTGAGACTGATGACTTCCTCCTCTGTGAAGAAGTAACACTAGGAAAAGTTATCCATGAAGGTGCTCTGAACTCAAACCTTTGGTCCTCGGCTTCTGCCACATCAGTCTCTGATATGGAACGATTGGAAGATCTTTGGGAGGATTTCTTGTGCATTCTACTACTTCCCAAAACTACTTCAGTTGGCAAAATTGGTTGCTCATTGCAAGGGCTACCCATTAATTGTGCAAGCGCTCGCTCTAAAGCTGTTGTCACTTTGTCCATTGATGGCCTCTCCTTCCCTCTCATTCTCACACATTTACAAGCTACATTCGCGATCCTTTTCAGGGCATCAAGATCAGATGGAGGTTTCAAAGCTGGATCTAGAATTGCATTAATGTCTCCAGATTTAATCAAAGGAACTGCCCACTCAACTATATTCCCTTCTTCATATTGCATATCAATGGCTTTCCTACCACTGAGTATCTCCAGCAGCAAAACACCAAAGCCATAGACATCAGATTTGGTTGTAAGGTAGTGGAGCCTGTAGTACTCAGGATCAAGATATCCAAGAGTTCCAGCTGGTAACTCTGCCAAAGGGGAACTACCATCTACAGGTCCCAATAATGACAAACCAAAATCAGCCACTCGGGCATTGTGTTCTTCATCAATGAGGATGTTTGAAGACTTGATGTCTCGGTGAATTACAGGTGGGCAAGCATAACCATGCAAGTATTCAATTCCCCGAGCTGCTTGGACTGCTATTGTGACCCTTCTAACCCAATCCAGTTGCTCCTTCAGGGCCTTGCTCTTCCCATGAAGGTGTTGGTGCAAGGATCCGTGAGCCATGTACTCATAAACAAGAAGCCTCTCTCCACCTTCTTCACAATATCCAAGTAGACTGAGCAAATGGGCATGGTTCAATCGCGAAAGTAGATCGAGCTCTGTATGAAACTCTTTGGAATTCTTCTGCTTGTCTGGAGATGTTATAGCCCTTTTAACAGCAACTACAGTCCCATCCTTCAAAACCCCTttaaaaacacatgaaaaactTCCCTTTCCCACAAGGGATTCTTCTTTAAACCCACCTGTGGCTCTCTCAAGTTCCTCGTAAGTGAACATCTGGGCCCTTCTTATCTTCAGCTCCTCCAACTCAGGACCAATCTTCCCTGTGTCCTTTTGGAATTCAGAACCGCTTCTGTTATTTTTGTTGGACTTTGATTCCTTTGCTGAGCATTGACATTTTCGTAACTTGTAGCGAACATATAATAGTGCAGTTAAAGATACAACACTCACCAAGAAAACAGTGAAGGCAATCTCA
Above is a genomic segment from Juglans microcarpa x Juglans regia isolate MS1-56 chromosome 1D, Jm3101_v1.0, whole genome shotgun sequence containing:
- the LOC121238700 gene encoding serine/threonine-protein kinase-like protein ACR4; translated protein: MNMNTKRAEFLVELMVLSDLWWLVSGLGSMSSIAISYGEKGPVFCGLKSDGSHLVTCYGSNTAIIYGTPARFPFIGLTAGDGFVCGLLLDSNQPYCWGSSGYIQMGVPQPMIKGAKYTEISAGDYHLCGLQKPLTGRRRNTSLVDCWGYNMTKNYDFDGQLQSISAGSEFNCGLFSQNRSVLCWGDETSSRVISLIPKGMKFQKIAAGGYHVCGILEGVNSRPFCWGRSLGIEEEISVAYAGQGNVELAPNVPMLSLVGGKFHACGIKSYDRGVICWGFIIKPSTPAPRGIKVYEIAAGNYFTCGIPAEKSLAPVCWGLGFPSSLPLAVSPGVCKSTPCAPGFYEVSRENAPCKSSDSRVCMPCSNGCTAEMYQSSECTLKSDRQCAYNCSSCLSAECLSNCTSYSHAINGKKNERFWSLQLPVIISEIAFTVFLVSVVSLTALLYVRYKLRKCQCSAKESKSNKNNRSGSEFQKDTGKIGPELEELKIRRAQMFTYEELERATGGFKEESLVGKGSFSCVFKGVLKDGTVVAVKRAITSPDKQKNSKEFHTELDLLSRLNHAHLLSLLGYCEEGGERLLVYEYMAHGSLHQHLHGKSKALKEQLDWVRRVTIAVQAARGIEYLHGYACPPVIHRDIKSSNILIDEEHNARVADFGLSLLGPVDGSSPLAELPAGTLGYLDPEYYRLHYLTTKSDVYGFGVLLLEILSGRKAIDMQYEEGNIVEWAVPLIKSGDINAILDPALKPPSDLDALKRIANVACKCVRMRGKERPSMDKVTTALERALAQLMGSPCNEQPILPTEVVLGSSRMHKKSSQRSSNRSISETDVAEAEDQRFEFRAPSWITFPSVTSSQRRKSSVSDADVDGKNSEAKNQGNAGNNGDGLRSLEEEIGPASPQENLFLQHNF